Within Lolium rigidum isolate FL_2022 chromosome 5, APGP_CSIRO_Lrig_0.1, whole genome shotgun sequence, the genomic segment AGGAAAGAAGGAGAGAAACCGGTAACCGGTTGTCcaccatgcaaaaaaaaaggaaacagaaagTAAACCTGCGTTGGATCaaataagaaagagaagaagagggCGTACGTGTTTATAGCCAATTAGAGATAAATAGCTCGTGAACAGTAGCCAAAGTAAGGGGAGCGCTCTAAATCAGCTAGCTtttatataggttataactagagGTTTTGGCAAAAACTGACGAAACTTATAATTGACACTCGGTATGCACAAGGATATGGCTAGGTTTTTCAACGTACACCACAGGATCTAAATCAAGAGCATGCAGTAAATGTGGACCGTTGGATTCGCGGTGGGCCATTGAATCCGCGAGAGCTGGTTCCGGATGCACCAAAAAGACTGGTCAAGTCTACCCCTCGTCCTTCTCTATTTAAGCATATCTTGGCCAAACGAGAGCAGCACCTCAAGCGAGAACACAAGAAGTAACTAGTGCTATTCGAGTGCAGCCACagtctctccttcttcctccctgccCATCTGAAAAAAGAAGCTTCCCCTACTCAAACCACCATGGCCAACCAGCACCATAACAACTACCAGCAGCAGTACCTCCACATCCACATCCCCAACCGCATCTCAGCCCGCAACACCAACGTGGTCCGCATCATTGGCACAAGGGAGTACACCCTCCTCTTCTCGAAGGCATACTCCTTCCTTAGGGCTGGCTATGGAGGGTCACACCCGTTCAGCCTCATGTTGGGGCCTGGACGCGTCCTCTATGCCGCTCGAACATCGCGGCGTGACGCCGAGATGCGCGGACCGTCGCATCTACCTCGCCGATGGCGCGGTGATGGGCTTCGTGGCGCGTGGATGCCGGTGCTTCGCCGAGCCTCCAACCGTGCTCCCTGCTACATCCGGCTCGCACTTAGGCGGCTCATGAGGATTCTGCAACGACAAGATATGGCCAAGGAAGCTGTGAGCTGAGGCAGAAAGGGGTGTCAAGATTACCTAGCTATTCGTGTGTGTTTGTGTTTATGTTGATGTTATTACCCTTCTAGCTAGTGTGGAATAACATACTCCTCTTCTCGAAGGCATACTCCTTCCTTAGGGCTAGATACTCCTCTTCTCGAAGGCATACTCCTTCCTTAGGGCTAGCTAGAAGGGTAATAACATCAACATAAACACAAACACACACGAATAGCTAGGTAATCTTGACACCCCTTTCTGCCTCAGCTCACAACTTCCTTGGCCATATCTTGTCGTTGCAGCTCATGAGCCGCCTAGTACAGACGGATGTAGCAGGGCACGGTTGGAGGCTCGAGCGGAGCACTAGTATCCACCACCACGAAACCCATCACCGCGCCATCGACGAGGTAGATGCGACGGTCCAGCATCTCCGCGTCACGCACAGTGTTCAGGGAAGCATAGAGGACGCGTCCAGGCCCCAACATTAGGCTGAACGGGTGTGACCCTCCATAGCCAGCCCTAAGGAAGGAGTATGTCTTCGAGAAGAGGAGGGCGGACTCCCTTGTGCCAATGATGCGGACCACGTTGGTGTTGCGGGTTGAGATGCGGTTGGGGATGTGGAGGTACTGCTGCTGGTAGTTGTTATGGTGCTGGTTGGCCATGGTGGTCTGAGTAGGGGAAGCTTCTTTTTTCAGATGGGCGGGGAGGAAGAAGGAGGGACTGTGGCTGCGCTCGAATAGCACTAGTTACTTCTTGTGTTcttgcttgaggtgtgctctcgtTTGGCCAAGGTATGCTTAAATAGAGAAGGACGAGGGGTAGACTTGACCAGTCTTTTTGGTGCATCCGGAACCAGCTCTCGCGGATTCAATGGCCCACCGCGAATCCAACGGTCCACATTTACTGCATGCTCCGTGCTTTAGATCCTGTGGTGTACATTGAAAAACCTAGCCATATCCTTGTGCATACCGAGTGCCAATTATTAAGTTTCGTCAGTTtggcgttttggcacccgggagcatatgctcccggttttaaaATTTCTTTTTAAATGcacttttaaaattttgaaaaatttgAACATAAAATTTAGTGGATACATCTCGAAATTCTACGCGTTCAGAAAGCGATTtcacagaaaaccgacattttaAGTGTcatctgtaaaaaagacaatttttctgtaaaaaaaggttgtgtacgagacgttttgtttgtctttttcatacaagtcacaaaaaatattggtttttcgcaaGACTTGATGTGCCCACGTAAAATGTTAATACATAAGCGAGAAAATTTTTGTTCGAattttttgaatatttcaaaatatttttccggtggcaggagcatatgctcccatgtgccgaattgaatttccgttgcCAAAACCTCTAGTAACCTCTGATAGTATCTGCACTTTGGTATAGTAAGAATCATTTGCCTAACCACATGTTTTTTCATAGCAAAGTGCACAAAACGTGGTTATTCAATAATATATCATTAATTTACACATACAACAGAAAATAATCAATCAGACTTTTCTACATTTGTTGTAGAGTACAATACATATATTACAAGTTCCATCTTTTCAATCAATTAATTTTAACCGCCTAGAATATTGTGTAAGTCCTCTTATATATAATAAAAAAATTGACGCATACCCATGGCAATGTATGCATCTTGTAAAATTATTAATCCATTTTTTTCACCCAACTTATTACatattctgttttcttttttaacaGGGAAGGCCCGAAGGGCCGAGAAGCTCCATTAAACGGTGGGCTGTTAGATATATGTATAGGTTTTCCTTATACCTTTCTATATATCCTATGACTTGTGTATATCAAACCCTGTACAATTCTATCCCTATATTAACATGAAACCTTACCAAGTCCAAGGTACATTTCACGCCCTAACTttgtcatggtatcagagcccctctCTTCCGTGACCTAGCTGCCAAGatcacgccgccgccgcatcaATTCCCATTGTCGCCGTGCAAATTCCTGCCGTCGCCACCGCACAGACCAAGATGAAGTCAAGACAAGCCAAAACCTGTCGCCGCTGCCTCTCAAGCTGCCGTCGCCATAAAACCCTAGATCAAAACCAAAGCCAAAACTCCCAAGACAAGAAATCAGTCGCCGCTGGAATctccttgccgccgccgccaaaaccCTAAGATCGTCAAACCACCTCTGCGTCAATTGCTTCCTGTTCAGACACGGTGGTCGCTGCAGCCCTTGGAGCTCCTCTCACTCAGCTGTTGACGCGTGAGAATGTTCTCGTCTGGAAAGCACTCGTGATCCGTGCGCTTTGGGGTGCTTGTGTCCTTCATCTTGTTGAAGGTCGTGACCACGCTCCAGTGGAAATCCTTGATTTGTTCAAGTTTGGGGTAAATGGTTATACGCAGAAGCCATTATTCAAATCATGTATTTCAAATTATATCCTTCACTATTTGAATTGGCTTTGAACTTATATATGTGCAACCAAATATGTAGCAAATATAGATTGGAAAGAAAAATGAGTCTAGAACAAACCATGTATTTTAAATTATGTCGTTTTACTATTTGAATCGGCTTCGAACTTATATGTGCAGCCAAATATGTTGCAAACATAGAATGGAAAGAAAAATGAGTCTGACAAATAGGTACACAAATGAGAGGTCCCATCTGAGGCCGGTGATAATTTCTCCACGACTCTAGTACGTCTGTTCGTAGAAGAAATCTCGTACGGACTCATCGTGGAGAGCAGGGATTGGAAGAAACACCTCGAGTGGTTGCTGAAAAATCTACGCAGCAGTTGCACGAGTGACACGTCTGTGCGTAGAAGAAATCCCGTAGGATTATGTCAGTAAGTTTAGCATTTTTTATTAGGCAGCCGCAGTATTTAGAGGGTCGGTTGCCTTTAAGCTAGGGTCCAAGCAAAGCCTCCAAACTTTGCTCAAAACACTGCAGTGTACGTTTTTCCATCGTACTCACTATGCAAGCGTGTGACACAAAGTAACTGAGCTGAAATGTGGACTGCTTGAATCTTTTATGCTTAGAGGCCGCCACTTAGGTTGGAGAGGCTGCTAACCCGTTCAGCTTGGAGGCTGCAGGCTGCGTATAATGTCGGCCTCTGACTAGGCTAAAAAAGGGCTCACTGCGAATGCTCAATAAGCAAGTGCTCACCGCGAATGCTCAATAAGAGACAGGAGTCCAAGTAAACGGAGGTATGGCAGGAAATTTTCAGAGTCACTTCTCGAAGATATTAAATCCACGGAGGCAACAGATAGCTAATTCTTTTCGGGTTATAGTCGATGGTTCTTTCTTAGTTCCATAATTAATTGGTGGTGAAGGGATATCAAACCCTACAAGTTCAACCGCATGCAACCTAACCACACACTGTAAGGATCTCTTATGTGGACAGGGAAGAGGCGTTGCTGTCATCGGAGTATATGCTCTCTGCCATCTCCCAGATCTGCAGCACGTTATCCTCCGCCACGCTGGCCACAACCCATTTCTCGCTAGGGTTCCAGGACAGTTCCGAGATCTTCGCTGTGTGACCACCGTGGACGAAGAGCAGCTCCGGTGGTCCATCGCTTGCATCTTCCTCCGCCTGCTCATCTCCGATCCTGCAGAACGTGAGACAGCACCggcaaaattaaaacaaaaacaaaagaagcGAATCATCTCATCTGATACAGCTATAAAATGTAGTCCACAGAACAACTAGGTATTCATCTTTTGTGCAAGCAGTAAAATGTACATGTGTTAGCCATTTATTTACTGACAGATATCATCGAAGATGTTGCTTCGGATCAATCTCATTTCTCACTTTTCTGTTTCCATTCGGAATGATTCACCAGTAAACAATGATGTGGCAGGAATGAAAATGAGATGCCAACTGCAACCATAGGATATAATATGGGAGCAGATTTGACTAGGCTTACCTGCTAACGTCCCATATCATCACCCTTTTGTCTGCTGCATGGGAAGCCAATACAGTCTCCAAGTTCGGATTCCACTCAACCTGGAAAACCTCCCCCCTGCAGGTGACAATTGCACAGCAAAAAATATCAGATGGGCAACAGCATAGCAGCTAAATTGCAGGTAGGCTGAACTGACCAATCGAAACAGAAAACTGCAGCAAGATAAAAGAGAAAAACTGACAAAAGCAACAGGTAATACATACTCATGGCTGTCGAATGTATGCAAGCTTCTTGATAGCTTTCGCAAGTCAAACAGCTTAATAGTTGCATCGCCAGATGCTGTAGCCAAGATCCATTCGTTAAATGGATTGAAGGACAAGGAGTTAACCTGCCAAAGTGATCATTACATTATGAACAGAAACGAGAAGACTGGAATTAAGAACATATACTTTCACAGAAGCAAACTGTAGTGCCAGCATAAACATCAGTTTTATCCTTCTTTTCGATGACATCAGTATTGTATATTCACAATGGAGTCACATATTACTGAATCATTTTATACTCTTTAGCTATCTTCTTATGTGAGAATACTCCTAGCTCAAAGTTCACAAACTTCAAATTGCCACACAAGCAAACTTCGTTACTGCAGGAGAGGTGAATTTATAGTACCTAACTAATTTTCTGGTCAATGCTCTCTTCTTATTCAGTTAATCCAATGACAGCTGCTTTCCTAAGTATCACAAAATCATGCCCAACCAGAAGGACAAAGAGCTAACTTGATAAAGTGAACATGTACATTATGAGCAGACATCATGACAAGAAAGAATAAGGAACCTTTTTCTTTCGAGCAACCAAGCATATATTTTTGACAGAGCAAACTGTAGGGCCAGTATAAACACAGGTGCTGTCTATTCACAATGCACACCTACATATTACTAACGTTTGTGATAGTCTAAGTCAAAACCCACAGAACAAAACAGTCAGAAAAGCAAACTTCAGAACAGTAGGAACTGTAAACTAATAATTTCCAAACTTAGAAAAAACATTTGGTGGAGATAACTACTGAAAGAAACCAGATATCAGGAGTATATCCTTGCAACATTAGAAAACATGCTCCACGTGCTACTCCTAGGTACATAAAGAAAAGGTCTTGCGCTCTAGAATTCAGTACAGAACACAAAACTAACTGTAGGACTTCAGCTGTCTCTAAACAAAGATAAACATTTAGCTCAGCAACACTCGAATCAAGCATGCTTACTTCCTTCTGGTGTGCTACTACAGATTGTTCTGCTTTGTTCGTACGCAAGTCCCAAATCATGAGCTTGCAGTCATCGCCAACAGAACCAAATAGGTTGTCGCCTTTCAGGTGCCAAGCTACATCTTCAACCATATCCTCGTGAGCCTGCAAAATCATAAACTTGAGATCTGTACACTCTGAATACAGAACAGtaagaactactacctccgtcccaaggaataaggcgcacgcgtattccaagacgaactttgaccataaaaattgagcaacaaaatcttggttatattatatgtaattagtatcgttggattcgtattgaaaaacactttccaatgatgttaattttatagaaacaatctttatatatttgaagtaatacttagtcaaacgaaaagcacgtaaaacgagggcgccttattccttgaatcggaggtagtagatgttaataattgccaaccTAGCTTCCATACTGAAAACCATCTCTCATACATTCTCTTATGTGAATGTAAAACAGTGCTCATGCAATTTAAAATTTAGGATTTCTGAGTTCTGATAAAGTAACATAAGAACAGAAGTAACGATATGGCTTATGAAAGTATGACAGTTCATCCTTAAACTGTTAGTATGGAATCATACATAAACACAAGCCACGTTTCTGGTAGAGGCCATGTTAGAGAAGTATGTTTTTTACACAACAAGTTGAAGGGTTGTTAAAATGGTATCACTATAGCATATTAGCATGCTAGGCAAATGATGCAGTAGTCACCAGCCTAAAAACTTTAAAGGCAGGTACTCGACTCATTAAGTGTCTACAAATAATaggaaaaaaattgttttcaccaTCCAGTTGAACAGTTTTTTTCCCAGTATAAGAAACCAATGCAAACAGAAAATTTAGCTCTAGTACAAGCTTCAATTTAAAGCACAATACTATACATAACCAAGTTGGCGGTATCTTGTTTTTGTTGTTTAAAGACCATGAGATTTATGTTGTTATCCTGTGTTCTTATGTTATCGAAGTGGTTGGTTCATCTGATGTGAACACAACACTTCTTGACTTCCAAATGATTTGACTTAATGAGTGAGAACAGGAAGAGGATATTTACTGTCAGAAGCAAATTACTATTTTAGCAATATAAGCGGAGCAACATCGTTCTCAATTTGCCTGAAAATTGAAGAACAATGACATACAAGTTTCTGGTGCAATATTTAAGTGTCTAGCCCGGTTAGCCTAGCCACCAGAAGCAGATATGGAAGAGTTGAGCTAATCAGGTTAAAGGTTTCAATATACCAGGTTTGCAGATAGTGAATAAAACAGTGAATGAAGTGGTGACATGGTCTAAATgagttgatcatttcggtgacatTTGGTTATGTTTCATTATATTATCTCTTCACATAATCACATATAATGATCTGGGTAATGCAAAAAGAAGGACGTCATCGTTTTAGATTGGTTTCTTGGCATTGTTATGATTATGAGTTGAGTGATTATGGTATAAGCAGGTCGTCCAAAGACAGAAACAAAAGTGTTCCAATCCAATCCCATGTTGTCGGGGGCAATATACTGCTATATGTGATTGCCACATCTGGGTCAATGACGACATATTGAAATAATATGCAAATATTTTGCAAAAGAATACTAAATCCCTAACCTGAAAGAACATATATTTAGAACACAAGAGAAAACTACTTTTGCTTCAGCCATAGCTGCTAGCAACATAGTTGATTAATATTCAACAATTGCAAATCTACCACGCATAATACAGTGATAGACGAAAAACAAGATAAATGGGAGCAAGAAGAAACAGAACACAGTTGCTTCTAGCATCAACCGGTTTTATGAAAATACAAGTGATAGTTACATGTGCAGCAAACGAGCCATCTAGAATTGTCCAACACAATATTGAAAGATTGCAGAGCTAACCCACGACACCATGATatatgaaagaaagaaaaaacaaggcaGGAGCATCTGGCAGGAGGACATTACCTCGAACACCTGATGCGCATCCAGAACCGGGGCTCCACTCCCGGACGCGAGATCCCACAGGCAGATCTTCTTATCATACGAGCCGCTCAGCAGCCACCCCTCCTTCATCGGGCTCCACGCGAGCCCGTACCCCTCGGCGCCATGGCCCCTGAGCACGACGTCGGCGCCGGCCTTCTGGCCGTCGTCGGCGAGGTGGTACACGTGCACCTCGTCGACGCAGGTCTTGGTGGCCACGGTATAGGGCCGCTGCGGCATGCACCGGGCGCGGTTGACCTCGCCCTGGTGCGGCGCCGAGCGGAAGATGGACACGG encodes:
- the LOC124657470 gene encoding histone-binding protein MSI1-like, which codes for MDGGSSFPAAAAAAAMETEEHLNWKKNAPVLYDLVISHPLEWPSLTVQWLPSAAARSHQLVLGTHAEDAPNHLMLVDAVLPLPPRLAAAAAAEGAALPAPSVSIFRSAPHQGEVNRARCMPQRPYTVATKTCVDEVHVYHLADDGQKAGADVVLRGHGAEGYGLAWSPMKEGWLLSGSYDKKICLWDLASGSGAPVLDAHQVFEAHEDMVEDVAWHLKGDNLFGSVGDDCKLMIWDLRTNKAEQSVVAHQKEVNSLSFNPFNEWILATASGDATIKLFDLRKLSRSLHTFDSHEGEVFQVEWNPNLETVLASHAADKRVMIWDVSRIGDEQAEEDASDGPPELLFVHGGHTAKISELSWNPSEKWVVASVAEDNVLQIWEMAESIYSDDSNASSLST